Proteins encoded together in one Lathyrus oleraceus cultivar Zhongwan6 chromosome 5, CAAS_Psat_ZW6_1.0, whole genome shotgun sequence window:
- the LOC127087693 gene encoding uncharacterized protein LOC127087693 isoform X1, which produces MGEVSETTTTMTTTTKRKKKGRPSLLDLQKRSLKQQQKHLQNPNPFSNSNSNSNSIDEDERKLKKQKLLQAFNSHLQNPPALFPQSNSDPLSHPNGSDQYDGKVRKATDSKHGMTMNEGSQVVSGPTTPLPDKKLLLFILDRLQKKDTHGVFSEPVDPEELPDYHDIVKHPMDFGTIRKKLDEGLYISFEQFENDVFLVCSNAMQYNSSDTIYYRQARAMQEIAKKDFENLRQDSDDEDDDDGDSEPPPPKIVQRGRPPGKQTRKSLGMSPSELVVPESCSDATLASAGDIASGSNGYNLRKVVSKFQPTDASARAFHNNSGGYTNLTSEWENEFPASVVKAVLRYGKKQFTVDETRRDTYRNPVPVGNEPPVVTAFEDNFKQLLSVGLHVKHSYARSLANFAADLGPVAWKVAARKISSVLPPGHEFGPGWVSDDDVSQRQHSAVRDERNSDTPVQEDYRSRFSSPSRMFSLANASPLQNGDMVINREFSYQNEMNPSSSVSGGNESMIHGMIQQEPMAQSDDFGSNGRLGSNFSPQMKMVRLADITGSSNAGNAPQMLDMDTLHNLSGQTAPTNVNPTALKAQFFNKSSQSDSSNLSGLESGFESQRLPQGLTGNSSWQGSEASTKQQSSFSHANDLNGMIEATNSRSSNVETGPQLQPNLALQL; this is translated from the exons ATGGGCGAGGTATCTGAAACAACAACAACCATGACGACAACCACCaagaggaagaagaagggtcGTCCATCTCTTTTGGATCTTCAAAAACGATCTCtcaaacaacaacaaaaacatcTTCAAAACCCCAATCCCTTTTCCAATTCCAATTCCAATTCCAATTCCATCGATGAAGATGAACGCAAACTCAAGAAACAAAAGCTTTTACAAGCTTTCAATTCTCACCTCCAAAACCCTCCCGCATTATTCCCTCAATCCAATTCCGATCCCCTATCTCACCCTAACGGATCAGATCAATAC GATGGAAAGGTTCGGAAAGCGACTGACAGTAAACATGGTATGACTATGAATGAAG GTTCGCAGGTTGTGTCCGGTCCCACTACACCTTTGCCAGACAAAAAGCTCTTGCTGTTTATCCTTGACAGACTTCAAAA GAAGGACACACATGGGGTCTTTTCTGAGCCGGTGGATCCAGAAGAG CTTCCTGATTATCATGATATTGTTAAGCACCCGATGGATTTTGGAACTATAAGAAAGAAATTGGATGAGGGATTGTATATCAGCTTTGAACAGTTTGAG AATGACGTTTTCTTGGTATGCTCTAATGCAATGCAATACAATTCATCAGATACTATTTACTATCGGCAG GCCCGAGCCATGCAAGAGATAGCAAAGAAGGATTTTGAGAATCTAAGACAAGATAGTGACGACGAGGATGACGACGATGGTGATAGTGAACCACCGCCGCCCAAAATTGTGCAGAGGGGAAGACCACCGGGCAAGCAGACAAGAAAGTCATTGGGCATGTCTCCATCTGAGCTTGTTGTTCCCGAATCTTGCTCTGATGCAACTCTTGCTTCTGCTGGGGATATTGCTAGTGGCTCCAATGGTTATAATCTCAGAAAAGTAGTAAGCAAATTTCAGCCTACAGATGCATCAGCCAGGGCTTTCCACAACAACAGTGGAGGTTACACAAATTTGACATCTGAATGGGAGAATGAATTTCCAG CTTCTGTTGTAAAAGCTGTGTTAAGGTATGGAAAGAAGCAGTTCACAGTTGATGAGACCAGGCGTGACACTTACAGAAATCCAGTTCCTGTAGGAAATGAACCACCAGTAGTGACCGCATTTGAAGATAATTTCAAGCAGCTTCTTTCA GTTGGTTTACATGTGAAGCACAGCTATGCAAGAAGCCTAGCCAATTTTGCTGCAGACCTTGGTCCGGTTGCTTGGAAAGTTGCTGCGAGGAAAATCAGCAGTGTTTTGCCACCAGGACATGAATTTGGTCCTGGATGGGTATCCGACGATGATGTGTCACAAAGGCAACACTCTGCGGTTCGTGATGAGAGAAATTCGGACACTCCTGTACAAGAGGATTATAGAAGTAGATTTTCTTCTCCATCAAGAATGTTCTCTCTTGCAAATGCATCACCATTGCAAAATGGAGACATGGTAATAAACAGAGAATTCAGTTACCAAAACGAAATGAATCCAAGCAGCAGTGTTAGTGGTGGGAATGAATCCATGATTCATGGGATGATTCAGCAGGAGCCCATGGCACAGTCTGATGATTTTGGTTCAAATGGTCGATTAGGCTCTAATTTTTCACCTCAAATGAAGATGGTAAGACTTGCTGACATAACCGGCTCTTCAAATGCCGGTAATGCTCCTCAAATGTTAGACATGGATACCCTACACAACTTGTCCGGTCAAACTGCACCTACAAATGTTAATCCGACAGCTCTCAAGGCCCAATTCTTCAACAAGTCAAGTCAATCAGATTCCAGCAATTTATCAGGTCTGGAATCTGGATTTGAGTCACAAAGATTGCCTCAGGGGCTTACCGGAAATTCGTCTTGGCAAGGATCAGAAGCTTCTACTAAGCAACAGAGTTCTTTTTCACATGCTAATGACTTGAATGGGATGATTGAGGCAACAAATTCTCGCAGTTCCAATGTCGAAACTGGTCCTCAGCTGCAGCCAAATCTTGCTTTGCAGCTCTGA
- the LOC127087693 gene encoding uncharacterized protein LOC127087693 isoform X2, producing the protein MGEVSETTTTMTTTTKRKKKGRPSLLDLQKRSLKQQQKHLQNPNPFSNSNSNSNSIDEDERKLKKQKLLQAFNSHLQNPPALFPQSNSDPLSHPNGSDQYDGKVRKATDSKHGSQVVSGPTTPLPDKKLLLFILDRLQKKDTHGVFSEPVDPEELPDYHDIVKHPMDFGTIRKKLDEGLYISFEQFENDVFLVCSNAMQYNSSDTIYYRQARAMQEIAKKDFENLRQDSDDEDDDDGDSEPPPPKIVQRGRPPGKQTRKSLGMSPSELVVPESCSDATLASAGDIASGSNGYNLRKVVSKFQPTDASARAFHNNSGGYTNLTSEWENEFPASVVKAVLRYGKKQFTVDETRRDTYRNPVPVGNEPPVVTAFEDNFKQLLSVGLHVKHSYARSLANFAADLGPVAWKVAARKISSVLPPGHEFGPGWVSDDDVSQRQHSAVRDERNSDTPVQEDYRSRFSSPSRMFSLANASPLQNGDMVINREFSYQNEMNPSSSVSGGNESMIHGMIQQEPMAQSDDFGSNGRLGSNFSPQMKMVRLADITGSSNAGNAPQMLDMDTLHNLSGQTAPTNVNPTALKAQFFNKSSQSDSSNLSGLESGFESQRLPQGLTGNSSWQGSEASTKQQSSFSHANDLNGMIEATNSRSSNVETGPQLQPNLALQL; encoded by the exons ATGGGCGAGGTATCTGAAACAACAACAACCATGACGACAACCACCaagaggaagaagaagggtcGTCCATCTCTTTTGGATCTTCAAAAACGATCTCtcaaacaacaacaaaaacatcTTCAAAACCCCAATCCCTTTTCCAATTCCAATTCCAATTCCAATTCCATCGATGAAGATGAACGCAAACTCAAGAAACAAAAGCTTTTACAAGCTTTCAATTCTCACCTCCAAAACCCTCCCGCATTATTCCCTCAATCCAATTCCGATCCCCTATCTCACCCTAACGGATCAGATCAATAC GATGGAAAGGTTCGGAAAGCGACTGACAGTAAACATG GTTCGCAGGTTGTGTCCGGTCCCACTACACCTTTGCCAGACAAAAAGCTCTTGCTGTTTATCCTTGACAGACTTCAAAA GAAGGACACACATGGGGTCTTTTCTGAGCCGGTGGATCCAGAAGAG CTTCCTGATTATCATGATATTGTTAAGCACCCGATGGATTTTGGAACTATAAGAAAGAAATTGGATGAGGGATTGTATATCAGCTTTGAACAGTTTGAG AATGACGTTTTCTTGGTATGCTCTAATGCAATGCAATACAATTCATCAGATACTATTTACTATCGGCAG GCCCGAGCCATGCAAGAGATAGCAAAGAAGGATTTTGAGAATCTAAGACAAGATAGTGACGACGAGGATGACGACGATGGTGATAGTGAACCACCGCCGCCCAAAATTGTGCAGAGGGGAAGACCACCGGGCAAGCAGACAAGAAAGTCATTGGGCATGTCTCCATCTGAGCTTGTTGTTCCCGAATCTTGCTCTGATGCAACTCTTGCTTCTGCTGGGGATATTGCTAGTGGCTCCAATGGTTATAATCTCAGAAAAGTAGTAAGCAAATTTCAGCCTACAGATGCATCAGCCAGGGCTTTCCACAACAACAGTGGAGGTTACACAAATTTGACATCTGAATGGGAGAATGAATTTCCAG CTTCTGTTGTAAAAGCTGTGTTAAGGTATGGAAAGAAGCAGTTCACAGTTGATGAGACCAGGCGTGACACTTACAGAAATCCAGTTCCTGTAGGAAATGAACCACCAGTAGTGACCGCATTTGAAGATAATTTCAAGCAGCTTCTTTCA GTTGGTTTACATGTGAAGCACAGCTATGCAAGAAGCCTAGCCAATTTTGCTGCAGACCTTGGTCCGGTTGCTTGGAAAGTTGCTGCGAGGAAAATCAGCAGTGTTTTGCCACCAGGACATGAATTTGGTCCTGGATGGGTATCCGACGATGATGTGTCACAAAGGCAACACTCTGCGGTTCGTGATGAGAGAAATTCGGACACTCCTGTACAAGAGGATTATAGAAGTAGATTTTCTTCTCCATCAAGAATGTTCTCTCTTGCAAATGCATCACCATTGCAAAATGGAGACATGGTAATAAACAGAGAATTCAGTTACCAAAACGAAATGAATCCAAGCAGCAGTGTTAGTGGTGGGAATGAATCCATGATTCATGGGATGATTCAGCAGGAGCCCATGGCACAGTCTGATGATTTTGGTTCAAATGGTCGATTAGGCTCTAATTTTTCACCTCAAATGAAGATGGTAAGACTTGCTGACATAACCGGCTCTTCAAATGCCGGTAATGCTCCTCAAATGTTAGACATGGATACCCTACACAACTTGTCCGGTCAAACTGCACCTACAAATGTTAATCCGACAGCTCTCAAGGCCCAATTCTTCAACAAGTCAAGTCAATCAGATTCCAGCAATTTATCAGGTCTGGAATCTGGATTTGAGTCACAAAGATTGCCTCAGGGGCTTACCGGAAATTCGTCTTGGCAAGGATCAGAAGCTTCTACTAAGCAACAGAGTTCTTTTTCACATGCTAATGACTTGAATGGGATGATTGAGGCAACAAATTCTCGCAGTTCCAATGTCGAAACTGGTCCTCAGCTGCAGCCAAATCTTGCTTTGCAGCTCTGA